In Monodelphis domestica isolate mMonDom1 chromosome 3, mMonDom1.pri, whole genome shotgun sequence, the following proteins share a genomic window:
- the LOC130458148 gene encoding zinc finger protein OZF-like — protein sequence MAPGTPRPPSQGSIAFKDVAVDFTQEEWCLLDHSQKELYLEVMLENVQNLCSVGLPVPRENLISYFQQRKAPWLLEQKGPRSSCPEAETNFEVKEMTAKLSLFVKGSGPQRCMNEDPHHFILRQICNSNIKANKDPKTDCECDETAEKFSQYSVQNQNMKLSSGNNCCQDSKYRKCFPKEVELVQYHEKPPEMPMYQGNLGGMAFGYRLDIIRQPKSKHVKTVSVSDKGRRPFSQNSELTAHQIIYAGEKPYECKHCGKAFTERGTLVAHQTVHTGEKPYECTQCGKAFKRRDYLTAHQTVHTGEKPYECKQCGKAFTVRGSLAAHQRIHTGEKPYVCKQCEKAFTWKVSLAAHQTVHTGEKPYECKQCGKSFTQRCSLAVHQKIHTGEKPYECKQCQKVFTQSAHLAAHQRIHTGEKPFECTQCGKAFTERRSLAIHQTVHTGEKPYQCKQCGKAFTQRGSLAAHQRIHTGEKPYECKHCGKTFIDRESLAVHQTVHTGEKPYECKHCGKAFTVRSHLVKHQSIHIGEKIYECHQFG from the exons ATGGCCCCCGGGACCCCGAGGCCCCCCTCCCAG GGGTCAATagcattcaaggatgtggctgtggacttcacccaggaggagtggTGCCTCTTGGACCATTCTCAGAAGGAGCTGTACCtggaggtcatgctggagaatgtgcagaatctaTGCTCTGTGG GGCTTCCAGTTCCTAGAGAAAATTTGATCTCCTATTTTCAGCAAAGGAAAGCACCATGGTTGCTAGAGCAAAAAGGCCCAAGGAGCTCCTGCCCAG aggcaGAGACTAATTTTGAAGTGAAAGAGATGACTGCAAAGCTGAGCCTTTTTGTGAAAGGATCTGGCCCCCAAAGATGCATGAATGAGGATCCCCATCACTTCATTTTGAGACAAATCTGTAACTCTAACATCAAGGCAAATAAAGATCCGAAGACTGACTGTGAATGTGATGAAACTGCAGAGAAATTCAGCCAATATTCAGTCCAAAATCAGAATATGAAATTGTCCTCAGGAAATAATTGTTGTCAGGATAGCAAATATAGGAAATGCTTTCCTAAAGAAGTAGAACTTGTTCAGTATCATGAGAAACCTCCTGAAATGCCCATGTATCAAGGTAACCTAGGGGGAATGGCCTTTGGTTACAGGTTAGACATCATTAGACAACCGAAAAGTAAACATGTCAAGACGGTTTCTGTGAGTGATAAAGGTAGGAGACCTTTCAGTCAGAACTCTGAGCTTACTGCACATCAAATAATCTAcgctggagagaaaccttatgaatgtaaacactgtggaaaggcttttacagagAGGGGGACTCTTGTTGCACACCAGACAGtccacacaggagagaaaccttatgaatgtacacaatgtggaaaggcttttaaacGGAGGGACTATCTTACTGCACATCAGACagtccacactggagaaaaaccttatgaatgtaaacagtgtggaaaggcttttacagtgAGGGGCTCTCtcgctgcacatcagagaatccacacaggagaaaaaccttatgTATGTAAACAGTGTGAAAAGGCTTTTACATGGAAGGTctctcttgctgcacatcagacagttcacactggagagaaaccttatgaatgtaaacagtgtggaaagtcTTTTACACAGAGGTGCTCTCTTGCGgtacatcagaaaatccacactggagagaaaccttatgaatgtaaacagtgtcaAAAGGTTTTCACACAGAGTGcccatcttgctgcacatcagagaatccatactggagagaaaccttttgaatgtacacaatgtggaaaggcttttacagagAGGAGATCTCTTGCTATACATCAGAcagtccacactggagagaaaccttatcaatgtaaacagtgtggaaaggctttcacacagaggggctctcttgctgcacatcagagaatccacactggagagaaaccttatgaatgtaaacactgtggaaagacttttatagacAGGGAAtctcttgctgtacatcagacagtccacactggagagaaaccttatgaatgtaaacactgtggaaaggctttcacagtgAGAAGTCATCTTGTTAAACATCAGAGCATCCACATTGGAGAAAAAATTTATGAGTGTCATCAATTTGGATAG